The Sphingobacterium bambusae genome includes a window with the following:
- a CDS encoding lysylphosphatidylglycerol synthase transmembrane domain-containing protein, whose amino-acid sequence MTKNKYWPILKNVVKVIITAAALYWVSKKISFQDLGEALKDCNPLYLFLALLCYTCSQIIASSRLKSFLGVIGLELSERYNFRLYQLGLLYNFFLPGGIGGDGYKIYFLKKNYAVQGRKVLSAVFFDRLSGLWALSIITGCLIIFMPRLAIPNSITISVLLIGTASYIYFLRLFFRPFLSKFFITHLKALMVQSLQTLSAISILYALNFDGKFSPYLLIFLLSSLVAIVPSILGGVGLRESLMSFGAEYFQLDGHLAVLISLIFYSISLLVASSGIYYILRPQRLGADKLPSAEEVEEELEKEE is encoded by the coding sequence ATGACGAAAAATAAATATTGGCCTATTCTCAAAAACGTCGTAAAAGTTATCATCACGGCAGCTGCACTTTATTGGGTTTCCAAAAAGATATCTTTTCAAGACTTGGGCGAAGCGCTAAAAGACTGCAACCCACTCTATCTGTTCTTGGCACTGCTATGCTACACCTGTTCACAGATTATTGCCTCTTCACGGCTAAAAAGCTTCCTTGGCGTAATCGGACTGGAACTCAGCGAACGGTACAACTTTAGGCTCTATCAATTAGGACTATTGTATAACTTCTTCCTTCCGGGCGGAATAGGAGGCGACGGCTACAAAATCTATTTTCTGAAAAAGAATTACGCGGTGCAAGGACGGAAAGTGCTGAGTGCGGTGTTCTTTGATCGGCTCAGTGGCCTGTGGGCGCTAAGCATCATCACCGGATGCCTGATCATCTTTATGCCCCGGTTAGCGATTCCGAATAGCATCACCATCAGTGTGCTACTTATCGGCACGGCATCCTACATCTACTTTTTGCGATTATTTTTTAGGCCTTTCCTCTCAAAGTTCTTCATTACTCACTTGAAGGCATTAATGGTACAAAGCTTACAAACACTGAGCGCTATTAGTATCCTATACGCACTAAATTTCGATGGCAAATTCTCTCCGTACCTGTTGATATTCCTATTGTCATCGCTTGTAGCAATTGTACCCTCAATCTTGGGTGGTGTGGGGCTCCGCGAATCGCTGATGTCCTTCGGAGCAGAATATTTTCAGCTGGATGGACACCTTGCCGTATTGATCAGTTTGATTTTTTACAGTATCTCCCTTTTGGTCGCATCGTCGGGGATTTATTATATTTTGAGACCACAGCGACTAGGAGCAGATAAACTGCCCAGCGCGGAAGAAGTAGAAGAAGAATTAGAAAAAGAAGAATAA
- a CDS encoding succinate dehydrogenase/fumarate reductase iron-sulfur subunit, which produces MAQHMNLTLKVWRQKNDKSKGQFVTIQAKDIADDMSFLEMLDVVNEDLTRLGEDPIYFDHDCREGICGMCSLVINGRPHGPKYGITTCQLHMRTFHDGQTIVIEPWRAAAFPVLKDLAVDRTSFDRIQQAGGYVNINTGGVPDANTIPIPKRIADEAFEAATCIGCGACVAACKNASAMLFVSAKISQFALLPQGQTERYERAQAMVDQMDAEGFGNCTNTGACEAECPKGIKLTNIARMNREYFTAKFFREEDVHTHN; this is translated from the coding sequence ATGGCACAACATATGAATTTAACGCTGAAAGTTTGGCGTCAAAAAAATGATAAATCCAAAGGTCAGTTCGTCACTATTCAAGCGAAAGACATTGCTGATGATATGTCTTTTCTTGAAATGCTTGACGTTGTCAATGAAGACCTTACCCGTTTAGGGGAAGACCCAATCTACTTCGATCACGACTGTCGCGAAGGTATCTGCGGCATGTGCTCGCTGGTGATTAACGGCCGTCCTCACGGACCAAAATATGGCATCACCACCTGCCAGTTACACATGCGTACGTTTCACGACGGACAAACCATCGTTATCGAGCCTTGGCGTGCAGCCGCTTTCCCAGTATTGAAGGATCTTGCTGTAGACCGCACATCGTTCGACCGTATACAACAAGCTGGCGGTTATGTGAACATCAACACCGGCGGTGTACCTGATGCCAACACAATTCCTATCCCTAAGCGTATTGCTGACGAAGCTTTCGAAGCAGCAACATGTATTGGTTGCGGTGCTTGTGTAGCCGCATGTAAGAATGCATCAGCGATGTTATTCGTTTCTGCTAAGATCTCGCAATTCGCTTTACTCCCTCAAGGACAAACAGAGCGTTACGAACGTGCACAGGCGATGGTAGACCAAATGGATGCGGAAGGCTTTGGTAACTGTACGAATACAGGTGCTTGTGAAGCAGAGTGTCCGAAAGGTATTAAATTGACAAATATTGCGCGCATGAACCGCGAATATTTTACAGCGAAGTTCTTCCGTGAGGAAGATGTACATACGCACAACTAG
- a CDS encoding ATP-binding protein has translation MLTKIRFLLLILTLSLLGTAITIHFTITDEEMLQLDERKLTSNIHRFEDRIDEILGDSLIVKTFQNVDKYPIQLAQITDEISKEFIFFYVYRDNQIVHWSTNIYVPVTDVGLRSRTSYMQSENRSFLVKKKDLQHGISVLALVPIKRNFENPNNYLTNNFLSIIGVKNIEIAQYNDNKNIRNIYSKDNNYLFSIKLIDGKKDNIYIDLQFICWVAAIICLIILTNSVCLHLAKNGRAWLAVLLFFSVLVIIRYIDLRSNWLSVHSSLELFDPKFYAYNQFLPNVWAYLMTTGSIFWFICFVKYIQRYLPVPKRLLQRKSATTFSFIGIISIYVIAQIMFYFLGTLLTHSPLYENDFTKILNLGFYGWLCILLFCFNVTTIILYIDEIIQMVKYFLRDITAMLNIALGCLIIALFLTSLIGQSLYFSLFFGCLVFLRTYKAYGFTAPYRLSIFISTILLLSGVSVISYNHYNRIKKKDVMKQSIAHLLAEDDVNAVSLFVDIEKNINNDYKLEKLLSLNDTATDIPYIADYIKTRYLSGYLSKFEFQAFFYNNEGQPLEKYASNVAAAYREKVIKSAIKIPFTTNFYRLKSELGTHEYFTHLTIPYENDPDKFYHIYINLKNLAYSTLLPYPEILSDNKSSAWQFDAFENNSYALYKGHNLVTQYGTYNYAENDFNIPNKLREFLEIKEQDNFLHLAYKPDQYTTIILSKQKTTAWEYLALGSIVFILLLIFFGFFNFTNYIFKTISDKSFRWNRIRYHFRQLFNNIQYSTRIQTLVIMSVLLGILISGGIAFISINKQLEETTSANRLKEIAEITKKIENSIAGSKDDVRQVIIKMLRDMAPSTMTNFNLYDKNGKLLYTSQPRIFDLKLISEYINPDALSKLAVLRKSEAYEQEQISIFKFAAAYAAIKNEEYKTVAYLNIPYYTTEKDAIANKNLLLNTILNIYTFIIILFGFIAVAVSSKITKPLDIVRQKLAETQLSNKINEPLYWERNDEIGMLIKEYNYMLIKLEESAKQLRDAEREKAWREMAKQVAHEIKNPLTPMKLGIQQLMRSYHENDERFSERFLRISNSVIEQIDSLSKIATEFSAFAKLPETNLVKINLIEKILKVMNFFNSTTSTLIVLNNETADRAIYILGDRDQMLRSFNNLFKNAIEASVGRKKTKINVEVSYSDQQHVQILIQDYGYGISDEAIPNIFKPNFTTKSSGTGLGLAFVKQTVTGIGGKIEFVTKANSGTTFIITLPIYRG, from the coding sequence ATGTTGACAAAGATTCGATTCTTACTTTTGATCTTAACGTTATCTTTATTAGGTACCGCCATCACTATACATTTTACCATCACGGATGAAGAGATGTTGCAGTTGGACGAGCGCAAACTAACGAGTAACATTCATAGATTTGAAGATAGAATTGATGAAATATTAGGCGATAGCCTTATTGTTAAGACATTCCAGAATGTTGATAAATACCCCATTCAACTCGCTCAAATTACCGATGAAATAAGTAAAGAGTTCATCTTTTTCTATGTGTATCGTGATAACCAGATTGTGCATTGGTCAACCAATATCTATGTACCGGTTACCGATGTTGGCCTCCGTAGCCGAACTTCCTACATGCAATCGGAAAATAGGTCATTTCTGGTTAAGAAAAAGGATCTGCAGCACGGTATATCGGTCTTGGCCTTAGTGCCTATCAAACGAAATTTCGAAAATCCCAATAATTACCTAACCAACAACTTCTTGAGCATCATTGGTGTTAAAAATATCGAAATTGCACAGTACAATGACAACAAGAATATCCGAAACATCTACAGTAAAGATAACAACTACCTATTTTCCATCAAGCTGATCGACGGAAAGAAGGACAATATCTACATTGATCTACAATTTATCTGTTGGGTAGCGGCGATTATTTGCCTGATTATTCTCACGAATAGCGTGTGTTTGCATCTTGCGAAAAACGGACGAGCGTGGCTTGCTGTTTTGCTATTCTTTTCGGTATTAGTCATCATCCGTTATATCGATCTCCGTTCAAACTGGCTCTCTGTACATTCCAGTCTAGAGCTATTTGATCCAAAATTCTACGCCTACAATCAGTTTCTTCCCAATGTGTGGGCCTACCTGATGACCACGGGAAGTATATTTTGGTTTATATGCTTCGTTAAATATATACAGCGTTATCTCCCCGTACCGAAGCGCTTATTGCAGCGAAAATCGGCTACAACCTTTTCTTTTATCGGCATCATTTCCATCTATGTGATCGCGCAGATCATGTTTTACTTTCTGGGCACCCTACTAACCCACTCGCCATTATACGAAAATGATTTCACGAAGATATTGAACCTTGGTTTTTATGGCTGGCTCTGTATCTTACTTTTCTGTTTCAACGTTACCACGATCATCTTATATATCGACGAGATTATCCAGATGGTAAAGTACTTCCTAAGGGATATCACAGCTATGCTGAACATCGCGCTGGGCTGCCTGATTATTGCTTTGTTTCTAACCTCATTAATAGGTCAGAGTCTATACTTTTCCTTGTTCTTTGGCTGCCTCGTTTTTCTGCGCACATACAAAGCCTATGGATTTACAGCGCCTTATCGCCTGTCCATATTCATATCTACAATATTATTGCTCTCAGGCGTATCGGTAATTTCCTATAACCACTACAATAGGATAAAGAAAAAAGATGTGATGAAACAATCCATCGCTCATTTGCTCGCCGAAGATGATGTCAATGCTGTTTCTCTTTTTGTAGATATCGAAAAAAACATCAATAACGATTATAAGCTCGAAAAACTACTCAGCTTGAATGATACGGCGACTGATATTCCTTACATAGCAGACTATATCAAAACACGCTACCTGAGCGGCTATCTGTCGAAGTTCGAGTTTCAGGCATTCTTTTATAACAACGAAGGTCAACCTTTGGAAAAATATGCCTCCAATGTCGCGGCCGCCTACCGAGAAAAGGTTATTAAAAGTGCCATTAAGATTCCATTCACCACGAACTTTTATCGATTAAAAAGTGAACTCGGCACGCACGAATATTTTACGCACCTGACCATTCCTTACGAGAACGATCCTGATAAGTTTTACCATATTTACATCAACCTGAAAAATCTGGCCTATAGCACGTTGCTTCCCTATCCAGAAATCTTATCAGACAACAAATCTTCTGCTTGGCAGTTTGACGCATTCGAGAACAACTCCTATGCGCTCTATAAGGGTCATAACCTAGTCACGCAATATGGCACCTACAATTACGCCGAAAACGACTTTAATATCCCCAATAAGCTACGTGAGTTTCTTGAAATAAAGGAGCAGGACAACTTCCTGCACCTAGCCTACAAGCCCGATCAATATACAACGATCATTCTCAGTAAACAAAAGACCACCGCCTGGGAATATTTGGCCTTGGGTTCGATAGTTTTCATATTGTTGTTGATTTTCTTTGGTTTTTTCAACTTCACGAACTACATCTTCAAGACCATCAGCGACAAATCGTTCCGATGGAATAGAATACGTTATCATTTCAGACAACTGTTCAACAACATACAGTATAGCACACGCATACAGACATTGGTTATCATGTCCGTATTATTGGGGATCCTGATTTCAGGAGGTATCGCGTTTATCAGCATCAATAAGCAGTTGGAGGAAACAACATCGGCTAATCGACTCAAAGAAATTGCAGAAATTACCAAGAAAATAGAAAATAGTATCGCTGGCAGCAAGGATGATGTGCGACAAGTTATCATCAAGATGTTAAGGGACATGGCTCCGTCGACGATGACAAACTTTAACCTCTATGATAAAAATGGGAAGCTCCTGTACACATCGCAGCCGCGGATATTCGATCTCAAACTTATCTCCGAGTATATTAACCCCGACGCCTTGAGCAAACTGGCCGTGTTGCGCAAGTCAGAGGCCTATGAGCAAGAACAGATTTCTATCTTTAAGTTTGCCGCGGCCTATGCTGCTATCAAAAACGAAGAGTATAAAACGGTCGCCTACCTCAACATCCCCTATTACACAACGGAGAAGGATGCCATAGCCAACAAAAATCTATTGTTGAATACCATACTGAACATCTATACCTTTATCATTATCCTCTTCGGGTTTATCGCTGTAGCGGTATCCAGTAAGATCACGAAGCCATTGGATATTGTACGACAGAAACTGGCAGAAACGCAGTTGTCGAATAAGATCAATGAACCGCTCTATTGGGAACGAAATGATGAAATAGGCATGCTGATTAAGGAGTACAACTATATGTTGATCAAGCTCGAAGAGAGTGCGAAGCAACTACGTGATGCCGAGCGCGAAAAAGCTTGGCGTGAAATGGCCAAACAGGTGGCTCACGAAATAAAAAACCCACTGACTCCAATGAAGTTGGGTATACAACAGTTGATGCGATCTTATCATGAAAACGACGAACGATTTTCTGAGCGCTTTTTGAGGATATCAAATTCTGTTATTGAACAGATCGATAGCCTGTCGAAGATTGCTACCGAGTTCTCTGCATTTGCGAAATTGCCGGAGACCAACTTGGTAAAGATCAACCTCATCGAGAAGATCCTGAAAGTGATGAACTTCTTCAACAGCACGACCAGTACACTGATTGTGCTCAATAATGAGACAGCGGATCGTGCTATCTACATCCTTGGCGACCGGGATCAAATGCTTCGATCGTTCAACAATCTCTTCAAGAATGCTATCGAAGCCAGTGTGGGCCGCAAAAAGACCAAGATTAATGTAGAGGTGAGCTATTCGGATCAGCAGCATGTACAGATTTTGATCCAAGACTATGGTTATGGGATATCCGATGAAGCGATTCCAAATATCTTTAAACCAAACTTTACAACTAAGAGCTCTGGAACAGGTTTGGGATTGGCATTTGTAAAACAAACGGTAACGGGTATAGGTGGTAAAATCGAATTTGTAACGAAGGCTAATAGCGGAACAACGTTTATCATTACATTACCTATCTACAGAGGCTAG
- a CDS encoding succinate dehydrogenase cytochrome b subunit, with amino-acid sequence MSNSKPVLSSSLGRKLIMSLTGIFLCTFLIVHLIGNLSLFKDDGGYAFNNYAYFMTHFPPIKVVSYLLYASIIIHAVYALVLTMKNKAARPVNYAQYDGKANSTWNSRNMGILGTVLLVFIATHMQNFWWKYHNDQVPYIEYQTDLATGKTIAKTLEASEFTDYVKTENNGIETVKARDLYKQVDFAFENPFLVGLYVLAMAALSFHLIHGFQSAFQTVGFSHKKYVPIIRFLGVWFFGVLIPIGFALMPLYFYFVK; translated from the coding sequence ATGAGTAATTCAAAGCCAGTTTTAAGTTCTTCGCTGGGAAGAAAACTGATCATGAGCTTAACGGGAATTTTTCTATGTACGTTCCTGATAGTTCACCTGATTGGTAACTTGAGCCTATTTAAAGACGACGGGGGCTATGCCTTCAACAACTACGCGTACTTCATGACGCATTTCCCTCCGATCAAGGTAGTATCTTATTTACTTTATGCCTCGATCATCATTCACGCTGTTTATGCTTTGGTTTTAACGATGAAGAACAAAGCCGCTCGCCCTGTAAACTATGCACAGTACGATGGAAAAGCAAACAGTACTTGGAACTCCCGCAACATGGGTATCCTAGGAACCGTTCTTTTGGTATTCATCGCTACGCACATGCAGAATTTCTGGTGGAAATACCACAATGATCAAGTGCCTTACATTGAGTACCAAACGGATCTAGCAACGGGCAAAACAATAGCTAAAACACTAGAAGCAAGCGAGTTTACGGATTACGTAAAAACGGAAAACAACGGTATTGAGACAGTTAAAGCACGTGATCTTTACAAACAAGTAGATTTTGCTTTTGAGAATCCTTTTTTGGTAGGTCTTTACGTATTGGCTATGGCAGCACTTTCGTTTCACCTTATCCATGGATTTCAGTCTGCATTCCAAACGGTCGGATTTTCACATAAAAAATACGTACCGATCATCCGCTTTCTTGGTGTTTGGTTCTTTGGTGTCCTCATCCCAATCGGATTTGCTTTGATGCCATTATATTTCTATTTCGTTAAATAA
- a CDS encoding fumarate reductase/succinate dehydrogenase flavoprotein subunit, whose amino-acid sequence MLDSKVPAGPLAEKWSKHKFEMKLVNPANKRKFTILVVGTGLAGASAAASLAELGYNVKTFCYQDSPRRAHSIAAQGGINAAKNYQNDGDSVFRLFYDTIKGGDYRAREANVYRLAEVSVNIIDQCVAQGVPFAREYGGLLDNRSFGGAQVSRTFYARGQTGQQLLLGAYSALNRQIKKGKVKSYTRHEMLDLVKIDGHARGIITRDMITGKIESHEGHAVLLCTGGYGNVFFLSTNAMGCNVTAAWRAHKRGAYFANPCYTQIHPTCIPVTGDHQSKLTLMSESLRNDGRVWVPKTKELSEKLRTGALKPAEIKEDDRDYFLERKYPSFGNLVPRDVASRNAKEMVDDGRGVGKSGVAVFLDFADAIKRLGKDTVEAKYGNLFDMYYQITDENPYEQPMRIYPAVHYTMGGVWVDYNLMTTVPGLYALGECNFSDHGANRLGASALMQGLSDGYFVIPFTVGDYLAKLGSFAPVDKNHPAFEETRKEVEDKINTLLSLKGSKTIDDIHKELGKIMWEYCGMARTAEGLTKAKGLIQALKKEFWTDVKVLGENEELNMSLEKAGRVADFIELGELMVDDALNRSESCGGHFRLESQTEEGEAMRDDENFTYVAAWAFAGENQPEVLHKEELVFENVKLTQRSYK is encoded by the coding sequence ATGTTAGATTCAAAAGTACCTGCCGGCCCATTGGCCGAGAAATGGTCAAAACATAAATTTGAGATGAAGTTGGTTAACCCAGCGAACAAACGTAAGTTCACAATCTTGGTTGTGGGTACAGGTTTGGCTGGGGCGTCGGCAGCAGCTTCATTAGCAGAATTGGGTTACAACGTTAAAACATTTTGTTACCAAGATTCGCCACGTCGTGCACACTCTATCGCTGCACAGGGTGGTATCAATGCTGCTAAAAACTATCAAAACGACGGTGACTCTGTTTTCCGTTTATTTTACGATACCATCAAAGGGGGTGACTACCGTGCACGTGAGGCGAACGTTTATCGTTTGGCCGAAGTATCGGTAAACATCATCGACCAATGTGTGGCTCAAGGTGTTCCTTTCGCTCGCGAATATGGCGGTCTATTGGATAACCGTTCATTTGGTGGAGCGCAGGTTTCACGTACATTTTATGCCCGTGGTCAAACAGGACAACAATTGTTGTTGGGTGCCTACTCGGCATTAAACCGCCAAATCAAAAAAGGAAAAGTAAAATCGTACACCCGCCACGAGATGTTGGACTTGGTGAAGATCGATGGCCATGCACGTGGTATCATTACCCGCGATATGATCACCGGTAAAATCGAGTCGCACGAAGGACATGCTGTACTATTGTGTACAGGTGGCTATGGTAACGTGTTCTTCCTTTCCACCAATGCAATGGGCTGTAACGTTACTGCTGCTTGGAGAGCACACAAAAGAGGTGCTTACTTCGCAAACCCTTGCTACACACAGATTCACCCTACCTGTATTCCGGTAACTGGCGATCACCAATCGAAGTTGACCTTGATGTCTGAATCATTGCGTAACGACGGCCGCGTTTGGGTACCAAAAACGAAAGAACTTTCCGAAAAACTACGTACTGGCGCTTTGAAACCGGCAGAGATTAAAGAAGATGATCGCGATTACTTCTTGGAAAGAAAATACCCTTCATTTGGTAACCTTGTACCTCGTGACGTTGCTTCCCGTAATGCCAAAGAAATGGTCGATGACGGCCGTGGAGTTGGAAAATCGGGTGTTGCTGTATTCTTGGACTTCGCCGATGCAATCAAACGTTTGGGTAAAGATACCGTAGAGGCTAAATATGGAAACTTGTTTGATATGTATTATCAGATCACAGACGAGAACCCCTATGAGCAACCGATGCGTATCTACCCTGCTGTTCACTATACTATGGGTGGTGTTTGGGTTGACTATAACTTGATGACTACGGTACCTGGACTTTACGCTTTAGGAGAATGTAACTTCTCTGACCACGGTGCAAACCGTTTAGGTGCGTCAGCGTTGATGCAAGGTCTATCCGATGGTTATTTCGTTATTCCGTTCACTGTTGGTGATTACCTTGCTAAACTTGGAAGCTTTGCTCCTGTTGACAAAAACCACCCGGCTTTTGAAGAGACACGCAAAGAAGTGGAAGATAAAATCAATACCTTATTAAGTCTTAAAGGTTCTAAAACCATTGATGACATTCATAAGGAATTGGGTAAAATCATGTGGGAATATTGCGGTATGGCACGTACGGCAGAAGGATTAACAAAAGCGAAAGGATTGATCCAAGCGTTGAAGAAAGAATTCTGGACAGACGTGAAGGTATTGGGTGAGAACGAAGAGCTCAATATGTCTTTGGAGAAAGCAGGACGTGTGGCGGATTTCATCGAATTGGGCGAACTTATGGTTGATGATGCATTAAACCGTAGCGAATCTTGTGGTGGCCACTTCCGTTTGGAGTCGCAAACTGAAGAGGGCGAGGCAATGCGTGACGATGAAAACTTCACCTATGTTGCTGCTTGGGCGTTTGCAGGTGAAAATCAACCTGAGGTTCTACACAAGGAAGAGTTAGTCTTCGAGAATGTTAAATTAACACAAAGAAGTTATAAATAG
- a CDS encoding SDR family NAD(P)-dependent oxidoreductase, which translates to MANIVITGASSGIGFEAVLDLTANKANNVIALARSADKLRKLHEIATSLNPDGGKLYPAQFDIAYDNYPDSLIPFITSKFDKVDILINNAGVLVNKPFLETSLQDFAAVFQTNLLGHVNMIQHIAPLMREGGHIVNIGSMGGYQGSSKFPGLSAYSASKGALGILTECLAEEFKPQGIKVNCLALGSAQTEMFEAAFPGVEASTLAFEMGRYVAEFAQNGHKYYNGKILPVSSNTP; encoded by the coding sequence ATGGCAAACATCGTCATTACCGGTGCAAGTAGCGGCATCGGGTTTGAAGCTGTGTTAGATCTTACAGCAAACAAAGCGAACAATGTTATCGCGCTTGCCCGATCGGCAGACAAGCTGCGCAAGCTCCATGAGATTGCAACATCACTCAATCCGGATGGAGGAAAACTGTACCCTGCACAGTTTGACATCGCCTACGACAATTACCCCGATTCGCTCATCCCTTTTATCACCTCCAAGTTTGACAAAGTAGATATATTGATTAACAATGCTGGAGTTCTTGTAAACAAGCCTTTTTTAGAAACCAGTTTACAGGACTTTGCAGCAGTTTTTCAAACCAATCTTTTGGGACACGTCAACATGATACAGCATATTGCTCCGCTTATGCGTGAAGGAGGACACATCGTTAACATCGGGAGTATGGGAGGCTACCAAGGATCTTCCAAATTTCCAGGACTATCGGCTTACTCGGCAAGCAAAGGTGCTTTGGGTATCCTAACAGAATGCTTGGCTGAAGAGTTTAAACCGCAAGGAATAAAGGTAAATTGCCTCGCCTTAGGCTCGGCCCAGACAGAAATGTTTGAAGCAGCCTTCCCCGGCGTAGAAGCAAGCACATTGGCTTTTGAAATGGGGAGATATGTTGCAGAATTTGCACAGAATGGCCATAAATATTATAACGGGAAAATATTACCCGTATCCAGCAACACCCCATAA
- the gmd gene encoding GDP-mannose 4,6-dehydratase has translation MDTNKPKVAFVTGITGQDGAYLAEFLLKKGYIVHGLKRRSSSFNTDRIDHLYQDPHLSARNFILHYGDLTDSTNLIRIIQEIKPDEIYNLAAQSHVKVSFDTPEYTANADGIGTLRILDAVRLLGLSDKTRIYQASTSELYGLVQAVPQSEATPFYPRSPYAVAKLYGYWITVNYREAYNMYACNGILFNHESPVRGETFVTRKITRAVAKIALGLQDRLYLGNLSAQRDWGHAKDYVEAMWLILQQENPEDFVIATGVTTTVRDFVRMAFAELGIEVEFSGKDAQEKGVIIDRDEAVLERLGIPVENIKLGQTVVKVDAQYFRPTEVDLLIGDPSKAKNQLGWEPKFTLPMLVKDMVSSDLQLMRKEEYLRKGGFNSMNYFE, from the coding sequence ATGGATACGAATAAACCGAAAGTAGCTTTCGTTACAGGGATTACCGGGCAGGATGGTGCTTACTTAGCAGAATTTCTTCTGAAAAAAGGATATATCGTTCACGGCTTAAAAAGACGCTCTTCATCTTTCAATACCGATAGGATAGACCATCTTTACCAAGATCCACATCTAAGTGCCCGGAATTTCATTTTGCACTATGGAGATCTTACTGATTCGACGAATTTGATACGTATCATTCAAGAGATCAAACCCGATGAAATATACAACCTCGCGGCACAGTCTCATGTGAAGGTGAGTTTCGATACGCCGGAGTATACGGCTAACGCCGATGGAATAGGTACATTACGTATTCTGGATGCGGTGCGTTTGCTCGGCTTGAGTGACAAAACACGGATCTACCAAGCGTCTACTTCGGAGCTATATGGCCTCGTCCAAGCCGTGCCGCAAAGCGAAGCCACCCCGTTTTATCCACGAAGCCCCTACGCTGTTGCTAAATTGTATGGCTACTGGATCACGGTAAATTATCGGGAAGCCTATAATATGTATGCTTGTAATGGCATTCTTTTTAATCATGAAAGTCCTGTACGCGGGGAAACCTTCGTAACACGTAAAATTACCCGTGCGGTAGCAAAAATAGCATTGGGCTTGCAGGATCGTCTATATTTGGGCAATCTATCGGCGCAACGCGACTGGGGGCATGCGAAAGATTATGTGGAAGCTATGTGGTTAATCTTACAGCAAGAGAATCCTGAAGATTTTGTTATCGCAACCGGTGTCACCACGACGGTTCGTGATTTTGTTCGTATGGCTTTTGCCGAATTGGGCATTGAGGTGGAGTTTAGCGGTAAAGATGCGCAGGAAAAAGGCGTCATTATAGATCGCGACGAAGCGGTGCTCGAGCGGTTGGGGATTCCCGTAGAAAATATTAAATTAGGACAAACCGTTGTGAAGGTCGATGCGCAGTATTTTAGGCCTACTGAGGTCGATTTGTTGATCGGCGATCCGAGCAAAGCTAAAAATCAGCTAGGTTGGGAGCCTAAGTTTACCTTGCCTATGCTTGTTAAAGATATGGTAAGCAGTGATCTACAACTCATGCGAAAAGAAGAATATCTTCGCAAAGGTGGATTCAATAGTATGAACTACTTCGAGTAA
- a CDS encoding porin family protein: MKKSLLTLICLIFAVSMTQAQLLPTFKLGIKGALGFSSLSSEGRFFNSDTKTGFQLGAWGRVGIAGFHVQPEAYYASKKVGAQFETTGESGEATFQSFDVPVLLGTRIGLGPVGVRIQAGPVFSFAQDGKVNFTTATDWDRYKKTSTGVIGGIGADISKFTVDLRYEHGLTDLNESPDYNQKIRMWTIGLGFAFL; the protein is encoded by the coding sequence ATGAAAAAATCTCTACTCACTTTAATTTGTTTGATTTTTGCGGTAAGCATGACGCAAGCGCAGTTGTTGCCTACGTTCAAACTAGGTATTAAGGGCGCCTTAGGCTTTTCTAGCCTAAGCTCTGAAGGCCGATTTTTTAATTCCGACACGAAAACAGGATTTCAGCTTGGCGCTTGGGGGCGTGTAGGCATTGCCGGATTCCACGTACAACCCGAAGCATATTATGCCAGCAAAAAGGTCGGTGCTCAGTTTGAAACCACTGGTGAGAGTGGTGAAGCAACTTTCCAAAGTTTCGATGTCCCAGTATTATTGGGAACTAGAATCGGATTAGGCCCCGTAGGTGTTAGAATTCAAGCAGGTCCAGTGTTCTCTTTTGCTCAAGACGGAAAAGTAAATTTCACGACTGCAACAGATTGGGATCGCTACAAAAAAACATCAACAGGTGTTATTGGTGGTATTGGAGCAGATATTAGCAAATTTACCGTAGACCTTCGCTATGAGCATGGCTTAACCGACCTAAACGAAAGTCCAGACTATAATCAAAAAATCAGAATGTGGACAATCGGTTTAGGATTTGCATTCTTATAG